Within Corynebacterium jeddahense, the genomic segment GCCGAAGTACTCGGCGACGTTGTCACGCGCGAACGCGAGGTGGTCATCGCGGATCTCGTAGGAGAACACGCGGCCCTCCGGTCCCACGGCGCGCAGCAGCGACATCGACAAGGCACCCGACCCGGCGCCCGCCTCGAGGACGCGCGCGCCCATGAAGATATCGCCCTCGACGAGGATCTGGGCGGCGTCCTTCGGGTAGATCACCGCCGCGCCGCGCGGCATGGACAGCACGTGGTCCACCAGCAGGTGGCGGAAGCAGAGGAAGTCCGAGCCGAGGGTGGACTTGACCACCGAGCCTTCGTCCGCGCCGATGATGTCGTCGTGGGCGACGATGCCCTTGTGGGAGTGGAACTGCCCGCCCTCTTTGAGCTCGATGGTGAAGTGGCGGCGCTTCGCGTCGGTGAGCTGCACCTTGTCGCCTGGCTGGAACGGTCCCGAATACATGGCGGTTAGTATGCCCTACCGCGCGCCGGCGTAAAAAGCCGTGAGCGCGCGGGCGAAGTAGTCCATGTCGTCCACCCCGCACAGCTCGCGAGCGGAGTGCATGGACAGCAGCGGCACGCCGACGTCGACGGTGGGCAGCCCGAGGCGCGTCGAGGAGATCGGGCCGATCGTGGAGCCGCACGGCACCGCGTTGTTGCCCACGAACGTCTGCACCGGCACGCCGGCGGCGCGGCAGGCGATTATCCACTCGGCCTCCGTCGCGGCGTTGGAGGCGTAGCGCTGGTTCGCGTTGATCTTCAGCACCGGCCCGCGGTTGAGCAGCGGGTGGTGTGTCGGGTCGTGCTTGCCCGGGTAGTTCGGGTGCACCGCGTGGGCGGCGTCGGCGGAGACCTGGATCGAGTCCGCGATGATCGCGGCCGGGTCGCCGAACCCGGATGCGACGCGGGTGAGCACCCGCTCGAGCAGCGGCCCGCCCGCGCCGGCTGTGGACGCGGAGCCGACCTCCTCGTGGTTGAACGCGGCGAGCACGAGGATGTCCTCCGCGTCGTCCTTCGCCGCGAGCAGCGCCTCAAGCGACGCCCACACGCTGGTGAGGTTGTCCAGGCGCCCCGCGGAGAGCAGGTCGCCGAGCACCTTCCCGCGCTGCGCGTCGGCAGTGACGAGCTCGTGCGCAACGATGTCGCCCGCGTCGACGCCAGCCGACGCGGCGGCGAGCTCGAGCAGCGGGCGGTCGACGCCGAGGATCGGCTGCGTGTGCACCTGCCTGTCGATCTCCGGCACGTCCCCGCGGTAGAGGTGGATGGCCAGATTGGGCACGCGCGCGACGGGGCCGGTGTTGACGAGGTGCTCGGTGCGGTCCGCGGTGACCACGCGCCCCGCGAAGGTGAGGTCGCGGTCGAACCAGCTGGCCAGGATCGGCCCGCCGTAGACCTCGACGGCTACCTGCCGGCACCCCTCGCGCACGACGTCCGGGTCGGGCTTGGCCATGAACCCCGGCGAGTCCGTGTGCGAGCCGACGACCCGGAACCGGGGGTGCGCGCCCTCCGGCACCCACCAGGCCACCACGGCGCCGTCGCGCTCGATGTAGTGCCCGCCGGGGGCGTGGGCGTCGTCGTCAAGCGAAACGCTCCGCGAAAACCCTGTGTCCTCGAGCCGCTCGGCGACGTTGGCGGCGGCGTGGAAGGCGGACGGGCTGGCGGCGAGGAAATCGATAAACGACTGTGTCATGCCCCCACTCTAAGATGTGGGGCACCATGACTCCCACCTCGCAACCGCGCCCCCTCGCCCTGTCGCCCTCCCGCGCGTCCGACTACAAGCGCTGCCCGCTGCAGTACCGGCTGCGCACCATCGACCGCATCCCCGAACCCACGACGGAGGCGCAGGTGAAAGGCACCCTCGTCCACGCCGTGCTCGAGGAGATGTTCACCTGGCCGCGCGAGGAGCGCACGTACCCGGCGGCCGTGAAGCGGCTCAAGCCGCATTGGGAGCGGATGCGTAGCGACGCCCCGGAGTGCGCCGCCCCCGTCCAAGACGAGTACCAGCTGCTCGTCGACGCCCGCACGCTCCTGCGCGGCTATTTCACCATGGAAAACCCGCTCGGCTTCGACGCACACGCCCAGGAGATGCCGGTGGACTTCACGCTGCCGAACGGGGTGCCGGTGCGCGGGTTCATCGACCGCGTGGACATCGCGCCGACCGGCGAGGTGCGCGTGGTCGACTACAAGACGGGCAAGAAGCCGCAGCTGCGCTACTCCCAGGACGCGCAGTTCCAGATGCGCTTCTACGCGCTCGTGTACTGGCGGCTCTTCGGGGTCATCCCCACCCAGCTCAAGCTCATGTACCTCAAGGTGATGGACTCGATGATCCTTACCCCCTCGCGCGAGGAGCTCGAGTACTTCGAGCGCGACCTCGCCGAGCTGTGGTGGAAGATCGAGGCGGACGGCAAGGCGGGCACGTTCCGCCCGCAGGAGTCGAAGCTGTGCGGGTGGTGCGCC encodes:
- a CDS encoding tRNA (adenine-N1)-methyltransferase, coding for MYSGPFQPGDKVQLTDAKRRHFTIELKEGGQFHSHKGIVAHDDIIGADEGSVVKSTLGSDFLCFRHLLVDHVLSMPRGAAVIYPKDAAQILVEGDIFMGARVLEAGAGSGALSMSLLRAVGPEGRVFSYEIRDDHLAFARDNVAEYFGGEPEWWTPRLGDFGEITTDDLGGPVDRVILDMVEPWLFIDTVKDVLIPGGVFMTYVATVPQLMNIMEAIRGAKCFTEPRAWETLLREWKVEGLATRPEHRMNAHTAFLVWTRRLADGVTPPRPQRKARR
- a CDS encoding M18 family aminopeptidase translates to MTQSFIDFLAASPSAFHAAANVAERLEDTGFSRSVSLDDDAHAPGGHYIERDGAVVAWWVPEGAHPRFRVVGSHTDSPGFMAKPDPDVVREGCRQVAVEVYGGPILASWFDRDLTFAGRVVTADRTEHLVNTGPVARVPNLAIHLYRGDVPEIDRQVHTQPILGVDRPLLELAAASAGVDAGDIVAHELVTADAQRGKVLGDLLSAGRLDNLTSVWASLEALLAAKDDAEDILVLAAFNHEEVGSASTAGAGGPLLERVLTRVASGFGDPAAIIADSIQVSADAAHAVHPNYPGKHDPTHHPLLNRGPVLKINANQRYASNAATEAEWIIACRAAGVPVQTFVGNNAVPCGSTIGPISSTRLGLPTVDVGVPLLSMHSARELCGVDDMDYFARALTAFYAGAR
- a CDS encoding RecB family exonuclease, which encodes MTPTSQPRPLALSPSRASDYKRCPLQYRLRTIDRIPEPTTEAQVKGTLVHAVLEEMFTWPREERTYPAAVKRLKPHWERMRSDAPECAAPVQDEYQLLVDARTLLRGYFTMENPLGFDAHAQEMPVDFTLPNGVPVRGFIDRVDIAPTGEVRVVDYKTGKKPQLRYSQDAQFQMRFYALVYWRLFGVIPTQLKLMYLKVMDSMILTPSREELEYFERDLAELWWKIEADGKAGTFRPQESKLCGWCAFQSLCPVFGGTPPAYPGWPGSRADAVESE